A single window of Parasteatoda tepidariorum isolate YZ-2023 unplaced genomic scaffold, CAS_Ptep_4.0 HiC_scaffold_1329, whole genome shotgun sequence DNA harbors:
- the LOC139427309 gene encoding uncharacterized protein, which translates to MRRKNVVFERFKFFSCVQQEGQQVDSYLTELKTLASACGFGSQENDFIRDRLGLGIREKALLERLLRETDFTLQKAADFLRSTETSKVQLETVTAASQVHEIKRNHPKIAVVQKSQKSDTFKCYRCGKHHAKKSCPAFGRTCAKCKQKNHFAAVCKTAKPTQKSVNQIENTSDNASLFIDSLTFGKCHVNDSVIEDKNFSVHSLEKVWLTKVEVEG; encoded by the coding sequence ATGCGAAGAAAGAATGTTGTGTTTGAgagattcaaatttttctcttgcGTTCAACAAGAAGGGCAGCAGGTAGACAGCTATCTTACTGAACTGAAAACGTTAGCTTCCGCATGTGGTTTCGGCAGCCAAGAAAACGACTTTATCCGTGACAGGCTGGGACTGGGAATTAGAGAAAAAGCCCTCCTAGAAAGACTACTCCGAGAGACTGATTTTACATTGCAGAAGGCAGCTGATTTTCTTAGATCAACGGAGACAAGTAAAGTTCAACTGGAAACTGTCACTGCAGCATCTCAAGTGCATGAAATTAAGCGAAATCACCCTAAAATAGCAGTTGTGCAAAAAAGCCAGAAAAGTGATACGTTTAAGTGTTATCGATGTGGGAAACACCATGCAAAAAAGAGTTGCCCTGCATTTGGCAGAACATGTGCGAAGTGTAAACAAAAAAACCACTTTGCAGCAGTGTGTAAAACAGCAAAACCTACACAAAAAAGTGTTAACCAAATTGAAAACACCTCTGATAATGCTTCTCTGTTTATAGATAGTTTAACATTTGGAAAGTGTCACGTCAATGATTCCGTTatagaagataaaaattttagtgtacATAGTTTAGAGAAGGTTTGGTTAACAAAAGTTGAAGTAGAAGGGTAA